The following proteins are encoded in a genomic region of Arachis stenosperma cultivar V10309 chromosome 4, arast.V10309.gnm1.PFL2, whole genome shotgun sequence:
- the LOC130975279 gene encoding uncharacterized protein LOC130975279, whose product MDENKKASFQAQDPKDQTRNQPITIVEDAIEEQARTPKKKKKVQPMSLFQECEHNGNGTMSQAEKTSKTGNQRTVEADTMEQNDLSSDDEGEDTSELTASSMKKRMSLDMYFKVQGINLEDEEDAEDEEDELDDAANDEGTIKKKTRGKTMCKKLHATDFNDRREVEFFGGQPIGPTKEVVSNLNQLLGTTVRNPRFVTLRYTSWHGVPKNLKEGMWEYANQKFILPITSKPWVMNGFCRAWKKYKGEIKKEHFLKYNTKKEMIKNQPLEIPEVQFRKLIRYWSLPTVKAMSTKNAENRSKQTCPHRMGSTNFGIVRKQLRDSKENSEEPSRVEVFIATRTSKKGKEIDAKTQSTIAELQTRIEAGENDEDAFIGVLGKDQPGRVRCFGASITKSSLKKDEEIQQVKVEYNNKVESLEKKMDGV is encoded by the exons ATGGATGAAAATAAGAAGGCTAGCTTCCAAGCTCAAGACCcaaaagatcaaacaagaaaccAACCCATCACAATCGTGGAAGATGCCATTGAAGAGCAAGCTAGGactccaaaaaagaaaaagaaggtgCAACCAATGTCACTTTTTCAAGAATGTGAACATAATGGGAACGGGACAATGTCTCAAGCTGAAAAGACCTCTAAAACTGGGAATCAGAGGACTGTTGAAGCTGATACAATGGAACAAAATGATTTAAGTTCTGATGATGAGGGAGAAGATACAAGTGAGCTAACTGCAAGTTCAATGAAAAAAAGAATGAGTCTTGACATGTATTTTAAGGTACAAGGGATAAATTTGGAAGATGAAGAAGATGCGGAAGATGAGGAAGATGAGCTTGATGATGCTGCAAATGATGAGG GCACAATAAAGAAGAAAACTCGTGGAAAGACTATGTGCAAAAAGCTTCATGCCACTGATTTTAATGATCGACGGGAGGTGGAATTTTTTGGAGGGCAGCCTATAGGTCCAACCAAGGAGGTTGTATCTAACCTCAACCAACTCTTGGGCACAACAGTTAGAAATCCTCGTTTTGTGACTTTGCGATATACTAGTTGGCATGGTGTGCCTAAAAACCTCAAAGAGGGCATGTGGGAGTATGCCAAT CAAAAATTCATTCTTCCAATAACTTCAAAGCCGTGGGTAATGAACGGATTTTGTCGTGCATGGAAAAAATACAAAGGCGAAATAAAAAAGGAACATTTCTTGAAGTACAACACAAAGAAAGAAATGATAAAGAACCAACCGTTAGAGATCCCTGAGGTTCAATTTCGCAAACTAATTCGGTATTGGAGTCTTCCGACTGTTAAG GCTATGTCTACTAAGAATGCTGAAAATAGGTCAAAGCAAACATGTCCTCACCGAATGGGTTCCACAAATTTTGGAATAGTGCGCAAGCAGCTG CGCGACTCTAAAGAGAACAGTGAAGAACCATCAAGAGTTGAAGTTTTCATAGCAACTCGCACAagtaaaaaaggaaaagaaattgaTGCTAAAACGCAAAGCACAATT GCTGAACTTCAAACCCGCATAGAGGCAGGGGAAAATGATGAGGATGCATTTATAGGAGTGTTAGGAAAGGACCAACCAGGTCGAGTTCGTTGTTTTGGGGCTTCGATTACAAAAAGCTCTCTTAAAAAGGATGAGGAGATTCAACAAGTCAAGGTTGAATACAACAACAAGGTTGAATCATTAGAGAAGAAGATGGATGGTGTATGA